In Spinacia oleracea cultivar Varoflay chromosome 5, BTI_SOV_V1, whole genome shotgun sequence, a single window of DNA contains:
- the LOC110788138 gene encoding S-adenosyl-L-methionine:benzoic acid/salicylic acid carboxyl methyltransferase 2-like, giving the protein MVLEVKQVLRMKEGTDETSYGKTSYIQKQVLSLTKSIKEKAIMDFYCKEQPTTLCIADLGCSSAELNTLGVVSELIDATEKARRQLGNGHQEYQVYLNDLPWNDFNTIFRSLESFEDNLKKQMGNNFGHCFVNGVPGSFFGRLFPTKHLHFVHSSYSLMWLSQISKVELPKSLSSIMVVTIKNHRSRRVFPLKQFMQGFIEEAKLHTFNIPQYTPSAEEISFIMEKEGSFNLNQVHISEIGWEANEHYNNNNINDPSSSFDHYDFVKCMRSVAEPLLVSHFGETIIEELFKRYMEIVKVSMANEKNVFVNVTVSLTRKGCSI; this is encoded by the exons ATGGTACTTGAGGTTAAGCAGGTGCTTCGAATGAAGGAGGGAACGGATGAAACCAGTTACGGAAAAACATCCTACATCCAG AAGCAGGTGTTATCACTGACAAAATCCATAAAAGAAAAAGCCATAATGGACTTCTATTGCAAAGAACAACCAACAACCTTATGCATAGCCGACTTGGGTTGTTCCTCTGCTGAGCTTAACACTTTAGGGGTGGTCTCTGAGCTCATAGATGCAACCGAAAAGGCTCGTCGACAGCTCGGAAATGGCCACCAAGAGTATCAAGTTTACTTAAATGATCTTCCATGGAATGATTTCAACACCATCTTTAGGTCATTGGAAAGCTTTGAAGATAACTTGAAGAAGCAAATGGGGAACAATTTTGGGCATTGCTTTGTGAATGGTGTCCCTGGCTCTTTCTTTGGCAGGCTATTCCCCACAAAACATTTGCATTTTGTCCATTCTTCTTATAGCCTCATGTGGCTTTCTCAG ATATCAAAAGTCGAACTGCCAAAATCTTTATCTTCAATAATGGTTGTCACTATTAAGAACCACCGTTCACGGCG TGTGTTTCCTTTAAAACAATTTATGCAGGGTTTCATAGAGGAAGCAAAGCTACACACATTCAACATCCCTCAATACACTCCATCTGcagaagaaataagttttataatGGAGAAAGAAGGATCTTTTAATCTGAATCAAGTTCATATTTCAGAAATAGGTTGGGAAGCAAATGAAcattacaacaacaacaacattaaTGATCCATCTTCAAGTTTTGATCACTATGACTTTGTTAAATGCATGAGATCTGTGGCCGAGCCCTTACTTGTAAGTCATTTTGGAGAAACCATCATCGAAGAGTTGTTCAAGCGATATATGGAAATCGTCAAAGTCTCAATGGCAAATGAAAAGAATGTGTTTGTTAATGTTACGGTGTCCTTGACGCGAAAGGGTTGTTCAATCTAA
- the LOC110788104 gene encoding F-box/kelch-repeat protein At3g06240, whose product MAYEINHANCTAASRCSGALNCIDLSTLLQSPLILLSLSSQIHSALYFRYRVFRQKLRPPAKTNVACAQIIEARFFKEMRSRKKRVPDHEIHIPAELLTEILARLPVKTLLRFRCVCKLWCSLIDSQDFIDMHLRLFQNNRSKTHLLVMEHKNRANGDERIFTIRHADTLRKTAHLHTSNNSYRIIATCNGLVLLWKPNSGRGSDLRLWNPSIRKSFLLPTCLFGDECIRSFSELLLGFSPCSNDYKLVVFRYNDGLAQDVSIAVYSLRNHSWRVNVNRINVPLSFMRGFPTQGDRVFCRGAIYWIGRDPYLPEVKENQKTHLVSFNFDSEDFISVELPDAAEEAFMRYIFLVGESVAVFSEYLRNNCVWVLETDGGFRKDPRLSRVVQWDSGNAFQGISIFLDSRLLYNQESDTFIIHDSNRVNSFNPTTHQVQRLGKSIRGTLTLDTYVESLELHKGTQGQCLTLFP is encoded by the exons ATGGCGTATGAAATCAACCATGCAAAT TGTACCGCCGCTTCCCGCTGCTCAGGAGCACTCAACTGTATTGACTTGAGTACTCTTCTCCAATCTCCATTAATTCTCCTCAGCCTTTCATCTCAAATTCATTCAgctttatatttccgttaccgaGTTTTTCGACAGAAACTTCGGCCTCCGGCGAAAACCAACGTCGCTTGTGCTCAGATTATTGAAGCTCGATTCTTCAAAG AGATGAGGAGCAGAAAGAAGAGAGTACCAGACCATGAAATTCACATACCAGCGGAGTTGTTGACGGAGATTTTGGCGCGGCTGCCGGTGAAAACCCTATTAAGATTTAGGTGCGTTTGCAAACTTTGGTGCTCTCTAATTGATTCCCAAGATTTCATAGATATGCATCTTAGACTCTTTCAGAACAATCGTAGCAAAACTCATCTATTAGTCATGGAACACAAAAACCGTGCGAATGGTGATGAGCGCATATTCACAATTCGACACGCTGACACGCTGAGGAAAACTGCTCACCTCCATACTAGTAATAACTCATACCGAATTATTGCAACCTGTAATGGGTTGGTGCTGTTATGGAAGCCTAATTCTGGTAGAGGGAGTGATTTGAGGTTGTGGAACCCTTCTATTCGAAAGTCATTCTTACTTCCTACTTGTCTTTTTGGGGACGAGTGCATTCGAAGTTTCAGTGAATTGCTTTTGGGATTTTCTCCTTGTTCAAATGATTATAAGTTGGTTGTCTTTAGGTATAATGATGGTTTGGCTCAAGATGTGTCTATTGCAGTTTATTCGCTTCGAAATCATAGTTGGAGGGTCAATGTCAATAGGATCAATGTTCCCTTATCGTTTATGAGGGGGTTTCCAACTCAAGGTGACCGTGTTTTCTGTCGAGGGGCTATTTACTGGATAGGACGTGATCCTTACCTACCGGAGGTAAAGGAGAACCAAAAAACTCATCTTGTGTCTTTTAACTTTGATTCAGAGGACTTTATCTCTGTGGAACTACCAGATGCCGCAGAAGAAGCGTTTATGAGGTATATTTTCCTTGTTGGTGAGTCTGTAGCGGTTTTCAGTGAGTATCTCAGGAATAACTGCGTGTGGGTTTTGGAAACGGATGGTGGATTTAGAAAGGATCCAAGGCTTTCAAGAGTTGTACAATGGGATTCTGGCAATGCATTTCAAGGGATCTCAATTTTTCTAGATTCGAGGCTCCTCTACAATCAGGAAAGTGATACATTTATCATACATGACTCTAACAGAGTGAATTCTTTTAACCCTACCACTCATCAAGTACAACGGCTGGGAAAGTCAATTCGCGGTACACTAACTCTGGATACTTATGTCGAGAGCTTGGAGTTGCATAAAGGGACTCAAGGCCAGTGTTTGACACTCTTCCCATGA
- the LOC110788084 gene encoding F-box/kelch-repeat protein At3g06240-like, which translates to MRSRKKRVPDHEIHIPTELLTEILARLPVKTLLRFRCVCKLWCSLIDSQDFIDMHLRLFQNNRSKTHLLVMEEIYRANGEECTFAIRRADTLRKTAHLHTSNNSYQIIATCNGLVLLWERISSGGSDLRLWNPSIRKALLLPACPSEHERHPLLLGFSPFSNDYKLVVFRYNDGLAQDVSMSIAVYSLRNHSWKVNVNRINVPLSFMRGFPTQGDRVFCRGAIYWIGRDPYLRKVKGNQKTHLVSFNFDSEDFISVELPDTAKDWFIFLLGESVAVSSMDIRNSPVWVLETDGGFRKDPRLSRVVQWDSCNAFKGISIFLDSRLLYNQDSDTFIIHDSNRVNSFNPTTRQVQQLGKSIRGTLTLDTYVESLELHKGTQGHIFSMTK; encoded by the coding sequence ATGAGGAGCAGAAAGAAGAGAGTACCGGACCATGAAATTCACATACCAACGGAGTTGTTGACGGAGATTTTGGCGCGGCTGCCGGTGAAAACCCTATTAAGATTTAGGTGCGTTTGCAAACTTTGGTGCTCTCTAATTGATTCCCAAGATTTCATAGATATGCATCTTAGGCTCTTTCAGAACAATCGTAGCAAAACTCATCTATTAGTCATGGAAGAAATTTACCGTGCGAATGGTGAAGAGTGCACATTTGCAATTCGTCGCGCTGACACGCTGAGGAAAACTGCTCATCTCCATACTAGTAATAACTCATACCAAATTATTGCAACCTGTAATGGGTTGGTGTTGTTATGGGAGCGTATTTCTAGTGGAGGGAGTGATTTGAGATTGTGGAACCCTTCGATTCGAAAGGCGTTGTTGCTTCCTGCTTGTCCTTCTGAACACGAGCGTCATCCGTTgcttttgggattttccccttTTTCAAATGACTATAAGTTGGTTGTCTTTAGGTATAATGATGGTTTGGCTCAAGATGTGTCTATGTCTATTGCAGTTTATTCACTTCGAAATCATAGTTGGAAGGTCAATGTCAATAGGATCAATGTTCCCTTATCGTTTATGAGGGGGTTTCCAACTCAAGGTGACCGTGTTTTCTGTCGAGGGGCTATTTACTGGATAGGGCGCGATCCTTACCTACGGAAGGTTAAGGGGAACCAAAAAACTCATCTCGTGTCTTTTAACTTTGATTCAGAGGACTTTATCTCTGTGGAACTACCAGATACCGCCAAAGATTGGTTTATTTTCCTCCTTGGTGAGTCTGTAGCGGTTTCAAGCATGGATATTAGGAATAGCCCCGTTTGGGTTTTGGAAACGGATGGTGGGTTTAGAAAGGATCCAAGACTTTCGAGAGTTGTACAATGGGATTCTTGCAATGCATTTAAAGGGATCTCAATTTTTCTAGATTCGAGGCTCCTCTACAATCAGGACAGTGATACATTTATCATACATGACTCTAACAGAGTGAATTCTTTTAACCCTACCACTCGTCAAGTACAACAGTTGGGAAAGTCAATTCGTGGTACACTAACTCTGGATACTTATGTCGAGAGTTTGGAGTTGCATAAAGGGACTCAAGGCCACATTTTTTCCATGACAAAGTAG